Part of the Musa acuminata AAA Group cultivar baxijiao chromosome BXJ2-7, Cavendish_Baxijiao_AAA, whole genome shotgun sequence genome is shown below.
TGCCTGAAAAGAGTATGCGACTAAATAGAAAAATATGTAGAATCGAAGACTCCTTTATTGCCATTACTCACATCATGGAAAAATAGATGAAAACATAGATGCATCGTGAACTGACTAGATCTGCCTATCTCCTCTTCCACCATCTGTTTTACGACGACCACTAACTACATCTGCTCGTGACATGGACACTACTCACACTTACCTGTCTCTTCAGTGTGCATTAATCATAATGTGCATTAATCATAATGCACATTTAGTAATTTTTTAACTATTACTCATAAAGATGTCCCTACATCCCCGGTTTGGATATGCATCCCTACTAGATTGCCCATGCAACTTGGTGATCTCACTCGATCACTTGGTCGGGGGTTGGTAGGAAGGACCAATAGCACGAAGCGACCATGTGCCTCACATGACTCATAGTACAACATGCGCATGTTATTTCAAAGTACATAATGTAGTCAAGACAACAAATGCTATAAATATGCTATTCACATCACTTTTTCCGAATCGAGGCAACCCTTCCAATAACTAAACATGCGAACCACCCTAGCCATACACAAGTCCTAGCTAAGTCCTCATGATATGGTCCTTGAATTagtgtcacacacacacacacacatatagacTAAGCTATTTTCCGAATCGAGGCAACCCTTCCAATAACTAGAACATGCGAACCACCCTAGCTATACACAAGTCCTAGCTAAGTCCTCATGATATGGTCCTTGAATTagtgtcacacacacacacgcacacacacacacagaccaAGCTACCAGTCCCCAATACAATCAATACATGCAGTAATAAATGATTCTGTAGGTATATATCGGagccatattaaaaaaaaaaaaaaaaaacacaaaggtTCTACGAAATGCAGAAATAAATCAAAGAACACTTACAAAGAGATACAAAAGAACTTGTAATCACACTAAAACTAGCACAatgattttttattcttataaaagTCGGTGAAACCCAGTAGATGACTAACTGATGTCAAAACCTCATGGATCTCAGCAAACCAAGCTTCAAATATTTGAATCACAAAATGCAGACATGCATGCAATCAACTTCAGTCATAAATTAATCAGATGATCAAAATACAATAAACAACAATAGTAGAAAGTCAGGATGTATTGCtcatgaagtgtgtaagctacaaAGGCAGATTCCCGGCTCGGGTTATCCGATCAAAACCAGAAGCAATCCCCTAATCTTGGAAAGCTTCCGCAAGgagaagagaacaaaaaaataacaaCACAAAAGAAACAAGAGCAAGCGGGTTTTCTTTCCCTCTTCCCCTAAGATCTACTCCTCCTCTCCGCATCTCTAGCGTACCATCGGGCTGTCCATTGCTTCATGACGCGCGCGTCATGATTCGGAACTTCTTGCGATGGCAGTTAAAGGATGAGGCGTCTTCTTGGACTAGTGGACCACGGGAcgattctaaagaacaagaagacaaAAAAGGAAGGGTTGATAATTGTTGGTGGAGCAACTTATGATTTCTAGACGTCCTCGACTCTAAAAGCTTTTTGAGAAGAGCAATTCTTTGTTGATCAAGGGAACATTGTCGGTTGAGGTGACGAAAGGTCTTCATCGggtttccaagaagaaaaaaGAGACAAATATTCTATCACGAATCTTCCACCAAGAAAAAACCATCACGATggcgtgtatatatatacatgaaatagaaagaaacagGGGCAGTAAATGACCaattcagttttccatgaagtttCGGCTTAACGCACAAATGACAGATCAAAAATTAAAGATGACCAAGAACAAAACCCTAGGCAGAAATTTCATATATGGCAATATCAGCTGCAATTATCATTAAACGGGGAATTTCCCGTCTCTCATCGCATGTCAGATCAAGAACTAAAGATGACCAGGAACAAAACCTTAGACGGAAATTTCATATGCGGCAAAGTCAATCGCAATACCAAGAATCTCATCTTCAAACCGGAAATATCCCCTCACAGATCCCCCATCATCAAGAACCCTAGAGCTAAACACGCATCCGGATCAATAACTTACAGGAAAAGGGAACAAGAAAACGGGATCAACCACGAGGGTTCAAGAAGAAACCACACCCGAGCGCTGGAAAGACCGCGAGACGAGACGATCGGTGGGCTCCGGTGGGTGAGCCGCTGCGGGGCCGAGGGCGACGGTAGCGGAATGGAGAGACGAGGGGAAGGTGAAGCATCTGCCCCTTAACTAGAGGTATCCAAGCCCAGGCTGACGATGGTAGAATCCGAGGTGCGCGTGCGAAGCACGTGAGAGTGGTGAGAAATCCATGACACGTGTGGGCCCCATTCGACGTTGATTAAAATAGGATCTTACAACTCCCATCAGAAGCCGTTGATTAAAATGTGGGCCCCACTCGACGCTTCATGTTGCTCGAAGCCCCATCTTTGAGCAGATCCATGACACGTGTGGTCATCGACCGGTCAAAGTGAATACCTCGACTCCGTTAGTCAGACGAGCTCACGTGGCCTTCTCTTCGACCAGCTTATCCTTCGGATCGAGATCAGACGGTTCAGGTGGATCAACAATAGAGAAGTCAAAGGAACGAAGCAAGACTCAACCTCAGCGGTTCGACAACGCGCGAAACACGTGGCGTCATACTGTCATCTTCAGGGCCTCCTTCCTGCTGTAACAGATGTATCTATTGCGGGAGGGTTAACAGCAGATGATGTTTTGTAGCTTCTCATTACTGTATTTTCTGCAAAAGAACCTAACCTCTTGACATCTTGAAATTGGTAAGCTCTTGAAGAAGTATTTTCTCAGGATGGCCACTTGCACTGTGAATGATGAATGACACTTGAAGTTTGAATGCAAGCATGAACATTTCCTTTTATCCAATGGATGAACAAATATAGGATGCACATTGTGAAGCACTTCCAAGTAAAACCAGAAAATTGTGGTCAGTAGCTAACATGGTTTATTTGTCAATCATCAGAATCATTtatctcaaaagaaaatcttTTAGGTATTACAATTGAATTAGGTGCAGACATGTTTCCACATCTAGAGATGTACCTGGATTGTGGCAACTTTTCAGCACTAACAGAGGAATAAATCTTGTTTGCTGCTTGGACGAGTCGCTTCCCGACTTCATTTTTGTTGTCATTGCTGCTAAAAATTCTCTTACGCTTGCTGATTGGtgatgaaagagaagaaaaagtcgATGTGCGACGAGGCCTAGCATGAACCAATTTCCTATTGACTTGACTGCTCGATATCAGAGATTTGTTTCCGCATGATGTAGTGTTGCCTGCCTCGTAGCATCTGCTTTCAGCTACACGAGGATCCTTCTTTGCACTCGAAATGATAGCACTTGGTCGTACCCTGCCTTCAGAAGTAGTTGGTTTGCTCTTGGCAATTTTTCTGACATTATTGCTCATGAGACAAACTTGCTTTGTTTCTTTGTTGATATTGAAGGAACAAGCCGTATTACAGTCTGATTCACCTTCATTTGAGCTTTTATCGTCTGCCGAACTTTGCACATCTTTCATTGCAAAACCAGTTGCTTCATTTAGATGAAATTCTTGGGTATTCAGCATACTGGTGGGTTGCACGGTTACACTCTGAGTGTCCATCACATTTTTGTGCAGATTACTGCACGTGCTCGCCTCATCTTGGTTAGAGAAGTATCTTGAAATAAGACCGGTAACAGATATTTTCTCTGACAAATTCATGCTGGGAGTTTCTTCCATTGATAAAGAATTCTTGTGTTGCTCTTTTTCTGATGGCCCTTCTGATACCCAAGCTTTGTCCTTTTGAGTTGCATTTGGAGCAGTATTATCTTTTCGAACCTCTTTCCCAGAATCCAAACTAGAACTAACTCCAGATTTTCTGGTTTTATTGCTGATTACAGCTTCTTTTCCAACAACATTCCCTTGAATGCCATGTTCCAATTTCCTCCTCTTCGACAGACTCTTCTGGCTTATAAGTGGCAAGGAAGGCACATCGACTTCTCTTTCGTCCCATGTCGAGCAATCTCTCACAATATTACCTGCCTGATTTATCATATTTGTAGCTGTAACTGTAGATATGGTAAAATCCACTGCCTTTGAAGCATTGCTACAATCAATCATGTTGGAAATGGACCCTTCTAATATGTGATCCATGTCAACTTCAGTGCATCCGAATCGGCCCCCAGGTGTGCAACAATTTGAGTTGCTTGAAGCTGGTAACTTGTAGGAATTTGGCGTGACAGTTTCTTCCAGATAAGGAGAATCTCGTCTTCTGAAGTGGTTCATCGAGGAAGGTATTGATGCTTGGTGCATGGATATGTCTGTCAACCTAGTAGCATCCATTCGAAGAAACCAAGTGCTGCGAAATCCTTGACAGGCTTCCTTTATTGGCATGGAGTCTGGGATATGATAGAGAAAAGATTTTTGTTTTACCTACAAACAGGGAAGAAAGTTAGGATGGGAAAAAAAGGAGACTTGGTAAAAATTTAAGTGGCTAAAAGAACTACCAAGCTACTAACCATGAGAGAATGGACAACAATTTTTCCGAGGGCTGGGAAACAAGAGTTGTGCTCACACTTGAGTTTACCTGCTTGCTTACACATGGCATGATCAAGATTTTCTATGAACAATAAGCACACAAGAAACCAGCTATCATAGATATGTACAAAGATACTAAGGAAACAACAATAGATTCACATGCACATCTTTCATAAAGGACTATTGAATTCAATCTTCTCTATTGCTTTGGAGAGAGGCTTCATTTGGTAGAGAAAATATACTTTGACATCTACCCCCAAACCCCCTCACCCAAACCAAGCTTATAGTTCTTCTTTTCCCTTCCTATCTGTCCAATTCTGAAGGAAAGAAGTTGGAGTTTGGAAGGAAGTCGGCACTTCTCTCCCAAGATACGTAATCATCCCCATCTCCTTTCTTCAATTCTCTGCTCTCATCTCCTCTCCATCCAAGCATGCCGTGTAGCATTACCAAGATCTTTCTCTCTCTAGGGAATTAAGTAACCTAATGGTTCTGGTTGCAAACACAATCAAACATCCCCAGGTTAATCAAATGAGCATCTCTAAGTGGACACACTACTACCGCAAGCATAGCAAGGTACTCCGGAAGTCCCCTAGCATCTTTCAGCGAATAGTTCCAATTACAGACACATATACCTTGACAAATCAGTTGACGCATTTGATCAAACAATTGGAAGGCATGCGAGAGCGCACACAAATCCACCACAGAAAGGAGACAAAATATTGGAAACAGCGCAATCTTCGATCGGATTCCTTACGTTTCAGATCGCCGGCCGTGATGTTATCAGGGACGGATAAGGCGAAGCGAGTGCCGAGGTTGGTGTCGACGAAGAGAGGCGTCTCGGCCAAGAGCCCCATGGGCACGGGAACGGGATTGGAGAGCAAACCGAGcttctatttcttttcttttaatttccCACTACCGAACGGCCGTTATAAACGTTTACTAACGGCTGCCACAATGATTTTTCACtcgtcatattatatatatatatatatatatatatatatatatatatatatataatttgatttcatgttagcatttaAAATTGTTGGGAGCTGATCAAACACTGTGCCTTAATTACTGTTGGTGGAATGTGTAATTGGCATTATCCTCAATGCTTCGATTACATGACCTAAGTAAGTCACATCCAAGGAACATAAATAGAAGGCCAACTATTTTCCATACCATGAATCCAAAGAGGAAGAGTTCAAAACCTGCGCACAAACGAAAGAGAAGACGTCAAACGGACAACACCGCACTCATCAGAACTCCCAAGCCGGGCATGATCGCCCAGACACCGGCATGAGCGTGAGCAGCGTCGGAACGTGTAGGCCCGGTGTCGGAGCCTGAGCTCGAGCCGAAATCCGAACCCGAACCCGAACCCGAACCCGAGCTTGAACCGGATCCTCCACCCGGTTGCAGCCCCGGGGCGGGCCCCGGGCTGGCCGCGGCGAACTCCGGGTGCACCATCACACGCACGATGAGCCGCTGGCCGGCCTCGCAGTGCCCCGGCGTGCcgctgatgaagaagaagaagccgtagCGGTCGAAGCGGAAGGTGGTGTTGCCGTCGTCGAACGCGAGAAGAGGGTCGGTGGTGTTGCATTCGCCGTAGGCTTCCCGGTCCACAACCAGCACCGAATCGTTCGTGTACTTGAAATCTACATGGTTCCGTGAGAGAGATGAGTTGGTTGTTtagtgaaagaaaaggagatcacGTAACCGGCTGGTATGAGAGACACAGCATCGAGAGGAAGCTTGGTTTATCCATGGCTTCTGGTAGTTAATGCTTACACACGGAGTCTCCGACGTGGAAGCGGTTCTTCATGGCCCACCGGTTATAGGACTCGGCCTCATCTCCGGCGGGGACGATCCAACCCCTGGATCCACCCACATGGAACTCCAGACCCGACTCCACGGCGACCATCAGAAGAGGGACGAAGATGAAGAAGGATAGGAAGCCGATGCAGGAAAGATTAGCCATGGAGGAgacagaaagaggaggaggaaggtgtGCTGCTGCTTTTTCTTGGTTGGCTCGGGAGTGGTGTGGAGTGAAGTGCGATGCGTGTGTTTATATAGAGGAGTGGTGTGGGGAAATCATGGGCAGTTTGTTAGTTGGATGGGGGGAAGTGGAAAGGTACGTGAGGGTGAGGGCAGTTGCACGGCGACGTGGCCGTGCGGTATTGGGGGACAGGTAAGAGGGCTGGGGCCCTTCACAAGGTTCATGGCGTTGACCAAGTCAGCGAGCTAGAACGTGGGTATGACAATGGAACAGTGTCTTTAGTTTGAGGGGTTATGGGCCTAAATTAAGAGGAGGACCTGAGCACACCAAACCCTATTGCATTCACAAGAAGAAATTGCAAGATGCAACTCAAAGCTTTAAGAACCTGACAAACGAAAAAATATTCATATTCTACGAGAATATAAGATTGCATAGAGTGTCCAGCTTTTTCTCTTCCTTATATATGCTTTAGTAAATCCACTATTCAACTTCCTATTAAACTTGCATCGAGAGATTGCAAGGACTTGCCAGTGTATCCCAAGTAAGTTGGGTAAGAAAgatcaatttgaaaaaaaaaaaaaaaaaaaaaaaaacagcagcTGTTTTACCGAATGATCTTTTGTTGCGATGCACTAGGAGCGTGAGCAGATCAGGAGAGGAGAGATTGATGCACTGTTAAATCTTGAGACCACTCAAAGAGCGGCCGAGTCCATTGCAGTCTTCCAACTTGTGCATCTCTGACTCGATGGTCTTAGCAATCTTGATTCCCTCGGGATTTGGCTCAGGCACGTCTACGTGAAAAGATCCTTGCTTCAATGGTGCGATGAATTCTCGGCTCGGTGCTCGCTGTTTGATGTAGCTGTAGAGCTGCTGGTGGAAGGGATGGTCGAAGGAGAAGCAGTCATCAGATCCAGAAGACGAGTGCCGAGATGAACCAGAACCTTCTCTCTTACAGAAATGGGGAAGAGAGGCATAATCCATTATCTACAGTGACGAATCGACCAGACTTGTCAGTGTCAGTAACATAAAATCTGATCAATAAAAGAAAAGCTAAGCAGTTACTTACTTTCAACAACTCATCTCTTCCACAACCTTGCAGTACCTGCACTTTCCTTCTTGTCCTCTCTTGCAAGAGAGGTTTCACAACCTGTGAAGAGAAATCCAGAAATGCATAAAGTTCAATGCTTATTGCAAGAAAGACATCAACTAAGCAGAGACAATTGTAAAAGGAAGATCATTCATTGATGTGTACCTTCCAACAAGCCGAAAATACATATGGAACATTAACGATATAGTAAGTTTCCGTCTTCTCTGGGTAGTTTAGGTCATCGATGGTAGATATGATGGTCAATAACTGCACTCAAAAATCAAACAAAGTGTGATGACAGTCGTGGTGAGTTAATCAAGCCACCTGTTTTATAAAtgtctcaaaagaagaaaaaatataagaaataatCTACAATTCAAATAAAACATAGCAAGTGCATTTCTAAATTTCTACAGACTAATGAAACATCACTATTTGGCATATGTCCTGCCCAAGACAACAGAAATCTAAGCAGTTCGAAACATGTGCTGAGATAGTGCTCCTGGCAATGCCTAAAAGGTATTCCTTCAATTAAATCCGTATCAAAACCTCTTAGGAAAATTCTTGGCTATGCAGTGTCAGAACATCCAAAAGGTGGAAGTTTTCAGGACAACTGATAGTCCAATCTCGAAAAGCAACTAAGATCAATCCATTATTTATCATGTCAATGGTAACTGTCTTAAGTATTTTGGACCGCCGAACAGGATTCTCTAGATGCAAAATAATAGGCTATGAGGTTATTTTGAGCCATCATAATACAAATCCAACCTTATCAGCTCATAGATAATACACATAATATGGGACTACTGAGTTGCAAATGATGATTTAGATTCAAAATCATGTGAGTTAATAAATCCAACACCGATGCCAAAATTTTGAAAACATAAAGAAAATATATGAAGAAGTACCTTTATTTGACTTAATGCTGAAAGCTTCAGGCCAGACATATCTAAAACCTTAACACATGTGCCAACATGCCGCCCATACTTCTTAGTTGCCGCAGGCTACAGGGGAAATAAGGTAATAAGTAAATGACATCATATTTTAAATTGTGTAAAGCTAGTAAACTCTGTAAATTACAGCTCACCAAAATTACACGATCCCGGTATTCATTCAATTGAATATGTGACTGCACATAGTAGTTCACCTATGTTCAAGTGATACCCAGATTATTAAAACGAACAGAGAAAGATTTAGCTGCAATAAGTATCTGGAGAAAAACAATGTAATTTTGAAGCACATATCTTTAGCAAAGACTGCCATCTTCTGGCCAGCCAGAAAGCAAATTATACTCACTGCCTATTGTAATTTGCACTGACAAACTTATGTAGCAAGTGTGCACTAAGAGAGTTTCTTCTACAGAACATATTGGTTAATCCAAAAGGTAAagtaattaagataaataaatgcaGGAACTGTTTCCATTCCATGCATGTTCTTTAAAAATTTGTTCATCAGCATGTCTCGGCAATAATAGTATTATCTTGCACATGAAAGTAATAATGTCAATAAATCTGATGAGCCTCATTCAGTCTCCCATTTGACCTACTTAGATAGCCAAAAAGGTGTGCATAAataccttatatatatacatgcaataTCACTGGCAAAACTCCCTATAACTTCTCAGAAACATAAAGGAGCCTGTCTCATTTATGATATTACACATATGGCAAATCTAGAAATGATCTCTTAGATTAAGATCAGTTGTCCCTTATTATCTCCTCCAGCCTCTCCCAATTGGTCACCACTGTGACCAAGCAATGCAGTGGTAGCACCTGAAGTCTTATATCGACACGAACGGCACGGAAACATCAAAATTTTGAAGACTAATGAAGAACAAAATTTGATTAAGAGATCAATTAAGCAGCTATTAACCTAGACATCAATGATCTATTATATGGAATCTTACAAAACTTACTGATGCTTTATCATATGTGCTAAGGCCAACGCCTATTGCAAAAACAGGGTGACCCTGTCCAAGGTAAAGATTTGAAGTTATAAGAAGATAATAAGCTATAATACACCACTCACAGTAAGGTGTAGGACATCCTCTGTGTACAAAGAGAAGACTTACATCCTTTGTGTATCCTGGCATTCCTATAAGTTGTGAATCACGAATCCCTCTATATAAATCAGCTGGAATTATAGGTTTCTGCATGGAGACAATAAACCATTAGAAAACAGTAGACAATATTTTTAGATTTAGTAAGATTGGCACTTTAAGGCTAGCATGCTAATGATGTTATTCATTCCTTTTGGAAGCCTCTTCTTCTCCATTAAATGTCCTTTAATGACCATAATAAATTCGTTTGTACCAATGACATGGACTCGCTTATGAAAAAACCCAGTTCGTGCCGAAACTAATAAGTGGTTCTTTTCACTGGATTTGAACAACGCAGCAGATGTGTTCTCACTACAGAATTATATGTTTAGAATATTTAAGTCTTATATTATGATTCTATTGATCACTGGTTTGTTATGTCATGGAGGATATGCTGAGGTATAATCTTAGGTGGAATTCCAGAAAAGATTAGTATATTCATTTGGAACTCACAgccaaaatatcatcaatatgaTTTTGTTTCCTCCAATTTAAACAGTCCACCAGCTGCAACAGACATGGACAACTTGAAGTTTAGGATAAACAACGTTCGAATGCACTAAACAAGAGAATCGAATACAAGTAACCGATGTACAGAATAccatgttttgtgctttagagatATTCCACTCTCTAGCTTTAAGAAAGCGCACCAAAGTTTCAGTTGGATAGCCCTGATGGATATTCTGCAAATTAAATGGCAAGTGTAAAGAGCCATGGGacatcttattttttaaaaaatgaaagaaaaa
Proteins encoded:
- the LOC103990494 gene encoding uncharacterized protein LOC103990494 isoform X2, producing MGLLAETPLFVDTNLGTRFALSVPDNITAGDLKRKLKCEHNSCFPALGKIVVHSLMVKQKSFLYHIPDSMPIKEACQGFRSTWFLRMDATRLTDISMHQASIPSSMNHFRRRDSPYLEETVTPNSYKLPASSNSNCCTPGGRFGCTEVDMDHILEGSISNMIDCSNASKAVDFTISTVTATNMINQAGNIVRDCSTWDEREVDVPSLPLISQKSLSKRRKLEHGIQGNVVGKEAVISNKTRKSGVSSSLDSGKEVRKDNTAPNATQKDKAWVSEGPSEKEQHKNSLSMEETPSMNLSEKISVTGLISRYFSNQDEASTCSNLHKNVMDTQSVTVQPTSMLNTQEFHLNEATGFAMKDVQSSADDKSSNEGESDCNTACSFNINKETKQVCLMSNNVRKIAKSKPTTSEGRVRPSAIISSAKKDPRVAESRCYEAGNTTSCGNKSLISSSQVNRKLVHARPRRTSTFSSLSSPISKRKRIFSSNDNKNEVGKRLVQAANKIYSSVSAEKLPQSSASQCASYICSSIG
- the LOC103990494 gene encoding uncharacterized protein LOC103990494 isoform X1, with the translated sequence MGLLAETPLFVDTNLGTRFALSVPDNITAGDLKRKLKCEHNSCFPALGKIVVHSLMVKQKSFLYHIPDSMPIKEACQGFRSTWFLRMDATRLTDISMHQASIPSSMNHFRRRDSPYLEETVTPNSYKLPASSNSNCCTPGGRFGCTEVDMDHILEGSISNMIDCSNASKAVDFTISTVTATNMINQAGNIVRDCSTWDEREVDVPSLPLISQKSLSKRRKLEHGIQGNVVGKEAVISNKTRKSGVSSSLDSGKEVRKDNTAPNATQKDKAWVSEGPSEKEQHKNSLSMEETPSMNLSEKISVTGLISRYFSNQDEASTCSNLHKNVMDTQSVTVQPTSMLNTQEFHLNEATGFAMKDVQSSADDKSSNEGESDCNTACSFNINKETKQVCLMSNNVRKIAKSKPTTSEGRVRPSAIISSAKKDPRVAESRCYEAGNTTSCGNKSLISSSQVNRKLVHARPRRTSTFSSLSSPISKRKRIFSSNDNKNEVGKRLVQAANKIYSSVSAEKLPQSRYISRCGNMSAPNSIVIPKRFSFEINDSDD
- the LOC135616769 gene encoding early nodulin-like protein 6, with protein sequence MANLSCIGFLSFFIFVPLLMVAVESGLEFHVGGSRGWIVPAGDEAESYNRWAMKNRFHVGDSVYFKYTNDSVLVVDREAYGECNTTDPLLAFDDGNTTFRFDRYGFFFFISGTPGHCEAGQRLIVRVMVHPEFAAASPGPAPGLQPGGGSGSSSGSGSGSGSDFGSSSGSDTGPTRSDAAHAHAGVWAIMPGLGVLMSAVLSV
- the LOC135616771 gene encoding SEC14 cytosolic factor-like isoform X2 — encoded protein: MGIASQDAVKQLSALIGQVDEPSKITFQKPIIPADLYRGIRDSQLIGMPGYTKDGHPVFAIGVGLSTYDKASVNYYVQSHIQLNEYRDRVILPAATKKYGRHVGTCVKVLDMSGLKLSALSQIKLLTIISTIDDLNYPEKTETYYIVNVPYVFSACWKVVKPLLQERTRRKVQVLQGCGRDELLKIMDYASLPHFCKREGSGSSRHSSSGSDDCFSFDHPFHQQLYSYIKQRAPSREFIAPLKQGSFHVDVPEPNPEGIKIAKTIESEMHKLEDCNGLGRSLSGLKI
- the LOC135616771 gene encoding SEC14 cytosolic factor-like isoform X1; protein product: MGIASQDAVKQLSALIGQVDEPSKITFQNIHQGYPTETLVRFLKAREWNISKAQNMLVDCLNWRKQNHIDDILAKPIIPADLYRGIRDSQLIGMPGYTKDGHPVFAIGVGLSTYDKASVNYYVQSHIQLNEYRDRVILPAATKKYGRHVGTCVKVLDMSGLKLSALSQIKLLTIISTIDDLNYPEKTETYYIVNVPYVFSACWKVVKPLLQERTRRKVQVLQGCGRDELLKIMDYASLPHFCKREGSGSSRHSSSGSDDCFSFDHPFHQQLYSYIKQRAPSREFIAPLKQGSFHVDVPEPNPEGIKIAKTIESEMHKLEDCNGLGRSLSGLKI